From the genome of Candidatus Cloacimonadota bacterium:
GCATATCCTTGTTTTCCTTTCGAAACATGGGACCCAAATAATAGAATCGGTGCACATCGCCATCTTTAGTAATCTTGGCAGTATGATGCAAAACACTGATAGTCCCTTCTGGGCGAAGGGTCAACAGGCTAAGATCACTGTTGGGTTGAGAAAGATTTATGATACCTTCGGTAGCATGTATGGCTTCATCTTTTTGCATCAGAGCGGTTATCCCTTCATGAATCACTCCGTAGTCCTGCAACACAGATAGGCGAATTTCCTGATAATC
Proteins encoded in this window:
- a CDS encoding ATP phosphoribosyltransferase regulatory subunit; translated protein: MNSNHGIHQFMPEKVWKWKVLEQKVAHVLSLHDYQEIRLSVLQDYGVIHEGITALMQKDEAIHATEGIINLSQPNSDLSLLTLRPEGTISVLHHTAKITKDGDVHRFYYLGPMFRKENKDM